Genomic window (Prosthecochloris aestuarii DSM 271):
ACAGCCCGACTATTCGCGTCCCGGTTCGCGCGTGATGATCGATGAAACCGTCTTCCGGTAATCAGGAAGCGCATCGACCTGACGAAAAAGGGGTCGCGGGATGACTACTGCTTCTCTTCGAGAAGGATACGTAACGCTTCAAGGTTCTGCATAAACCTTGGGGTAAACACGAGCGAAACAACGGGGTCAAGAATCGCCATCAGCCCCTGAGGGATCATGGTAAACCGGTAGGTGACGCTGGTACCGCCGGGCACGGCTGAAAATTCTACCGTTCCTTCATATGGAACCATGCTCTGTGTGCTCGTAAAGGTGTAGGATTTCCCCGGAAGGTAACCGGTAATGACCCACTCGGTGCGCATAGGAAAACCCATGATATTTCGAATCTCATATCCGGCTGTTCCTTCTCCTATAGGTCCCGTTGTTGTAATCGCCGATTCGAAAACATCTTCCTGCCATTGGCTGTCGTTGGAAATATCGGTGAGGTAGGCCTCCACTTCCGCCAAAGGCCTTTTGATAACTATCGAATGCTCTATCTGCATGGTGTGTATTTTTCTTTAAAAAACAGACTGAAGAGCTCAATAATTCCTTGCAGGAAAGATGTGACGCTCCTTCAGCGCGATCGGAGGCATAAAGCTCGTCCATTGCACTGCAGATCCTTCTGAGGAGAAGACAAATTCCTTATTTTAAGGCACCTGACTGCAGGAAAAACTGTTTTCCTCCGCGCTCTTGAGCTCTTGTCAACCGCTAATCTCAGAAGACACCACACCATGACCATGCCGAAAAAAATAATGCTGCTTGGCAGCGGGGAATTAGGAAAGGAGTTCGTTATTGCCGCCAAACGGCTCGGGCAATTTGTGATTGCGGTTGACAGTTACCATGACGCTCCGGCGCAACAGGTGGCCGATGAACGTGAAGTGATCGATATGCTTGACGCCGAGGCACTCGACGCCATTGTGGCGAAACATAGTCCGGAGATCATCGTGCCTGAAATCGAAGCTATCCGAACCGAGCGTTTCTACGACTACGAACAGCAGGGGATACAGGTCGTGCCCTCGGCCCGGGCTGCGAATTTCACGATGAACCGGAGAGCGATCCGTGACCTGGCAGCCAAAGAGCTGGGCTTGAGAACGGCGGACTACCGTTATGCGGCATCGTTCGAGGAACTGCAGCTCGCCATTGAAGCGATCGGATTGCCCTGTGTCGTCAAACCACTGATGAGCTCGTCGGGCAAGGGGCAGTCGGTCGTCAGAAACAGTGCCGATATCGGTCAGGCATGGGACTATTCGCAGAGCGGCAAGCGTGGCGACAGTACAGAGGTAATCGTCGAAGCATTCGTCTCGTTCCATACCGAGATCACCCTCCTGACGGTAACGCAGCACAACGGCCCGACGCTGTTCTGTCCTCCGATCGGGCATCGTCAGGAACGGGGCGATTATCAGGAGAGCTGGCAGCCGTGCCTCATCGATGAAAAATATCTGCGACAAGCAGAGGAAATGGCTGACAAGGTGACCAGTTCGCTCGGCGGAGCGGGGATCTGGGGTGTCGAGTTTTTTCTTGCCGATGACGGCCTCTATTTCTCGGAACTTTCGCCCCGACCACACGATACCGGCATGGTTACGCTTGCAGGCACCCAGAACCTGACGGAATTCGAACTGCATGCACGCACGATCCTGGGACTGCCGATTCCTGAAATCCAGCTCCTGCGCGCCGGAGCCAGCGCAGTGATTCTGGCTGACAGAGAAGGCGACAATCCCCGATTCACAGGCCTGAAAGAGGCGCTGACCGATCCCGACACAGACATTCGGATCTTCGGAAAACCGACAACCCGCCCATGCCGCCGCATGGGTGTAGCGCTGGTTTCAGGCAAGCCCGATGCCGATCTGGCGAGCCTCAAGCAACAAGCCATCAGCAATGCCGCCAGAGTTACCGTCGTCTGCGATGAGCGTTGAATGATAACGGACAAAGCCGCCTGAAAAGGCGGCTTTGACAAGGCAAAAAATCAATGATGCAACAACCAGCTCACACCGTTCGTCGGAAGCACGCCAGCGTCTCCACATGGCTGGTGTGCGGGAACATGTCGACCGGCTGAACCTCTTCAAGCCTGTAACCTTGCTGTACGATCTCCTTACCGTCGCGCGCAAGGTTGGCCGGGTTGCAGCTGACGTAGACAATGGTCTCCGGCTGGAGGCGGAGCAGGGTTTCAAGCGCTTTGGGATGCATGCCCGCACGCGGAGGATCGGTGACAATAACTCTCGGCATGCCATACTGCTCAAGGGTCGGGACCAGGGTGTGAAAGTCCTTCAGATCGACCTGATAGAACGCTGCGTTTTCAATCCCGTTCGCCCCGGCATTTTCAGCAGCATCGATGATCGAGCTCTCGACCACTTCGAGACCTACCGCCTGACGGCATCGTTCGGCAAGGTAGAGCGTGATCGTCCCGGTACCGCAGTAGAGATCATAGACAACATCGTCCTGCTTCAGCCCGGCCATGCGCATAATTCCCTCGTAGAGCGCTTCGGCCTGTCGGGTATTGGTCTGGAAAAAGGAGTTTGCCGAGATCCGGAAGTGCAGGTCGCCCAGCCTTTCGCGAAGAGTCCCGTCCCCGTAGACGACATACTCTTTCTCTCCGGTCGAGACGGTATTCTTGCGTGTGGTGACATTATTGACAATGGTCATTCGTCGGCCCTTCATGCGTTCGAGCAGATGGTCCCGATACGCCTCCATCAGCTCCCGGTCATACCATGAGGTGACAATATTGACCATCAGCTCGTCATGCTCTTCACTGTAACGAAGCATGAGGTTACGGAGAAACCCTGTGTGCGCGCGGGCTGCATAGGGTTCAAGCCCCCGATCAAGCGCAAACGCTCTTGTCGCCGAAAGCGCTTCGTTCATACTGGGTTTGGCAAGATAACAGGTGTCGATTTCGAGCACTTTCTCGAAGTTCCCCGGGGCATGAAAGCCCAATGCGAAGTCTTTGGATTTGTCCAATGTCTCCATGGAAAGCTCATGAGGCAGCAGATAGCGCTTGCTGGAGCATGAGAACTCCACCTTGTTGCGATAGTGAAAGGCCTCCGGTGCAGGAAGAACCGGTTGAACGGCAATGTCGTGCATGCCGCCGATGTGCTCAAGCGCATCGGCAACTTTCTTTTTCTTATAGTGCAGCTGGGCATCATAGCTGACATGCATCCATTTGCATCCGCCACACACGCCGAAGACCGAGCATACCGGTTCGACCCTGTCTTCCGATGGCTCCAGCAGCTCATCGAGCACCGCCTCGAGATAGCGCGGTTTGACTTTGAGCACCTTGGCCGAGACCCTGTCGCCCACAGCCA
Coding sequences:
- a CDS encoding SRPBCC family protein, which codes for MQIEHSIVIKRPLAEVEAYLTDISNDSQWQEDVFESAITTTGPIGEGTAGYEIRNIMGFPMRTEWVITGYLPGKSYTFTSTQSMVPYEGTVEFSAVPGGTSVTYRFTMIPQGLMAILDPVVSLVFTPRFMQNLEALRILLEEKQ
- the purT gene encoding formate-dependent phosphoribosylglycinamide formyltransferase; this translates as MPKKIMLLGSGELGKEFVIAAKRLGQFVIAVDSYHDAPAQQVADEREVIDMLDAEALDAIVAKHSPEIIVPEIEAIRTERFYDYEQQGIQVVPSARAANFTMNRRAIRDLAAKELGLRTADYRYAASFEELQLAIEAIGLPCVVKPLMSSSGKGQSVVRNSADIGQAWDYSQSGKRGDSTEVIVEAFVSFHTEITLLTVTQHNGPTLFCPPIGHRQERGDYQESWQPCLIDEKYLRQAEEMADKVTSSLGGAGIWGVEFFLADDGLYFSELSPRPHDTGMVTLAGTQNLTEFELHARTILGLPIPEIQLLRAGASAVILADREGDNPRFTGLKEALTDPDTDIRIFGKPTTRPCRRMGVALVSGKPDADLASLKQQAISNAARVTVVCDER
- the rlmD gene encoding 23S rRNA (uracil(1939)-C(5))-methyltransferase RlmD — protein: MTLRDIYRKGELVELTIADIAEKDQCFGTLDNGAGVLVRGMLAVGDRVSAKVLKVKPRYLEAVLDELLEPSEDRVEPVCSVFGVCGGCKWMHVSYDAQLHYKKKKVADALEHIGGMHDIAVQPVLPAPEAFHYRNKVEFSCSSKRYLLPHELSMETLDKSKDFALGFHAPGNFEKVLEIDTCYLAKPSMNEALSATRAFALDRGLEPYAARAHTGFLRNLMLRYSEEHDELMVNIVTSWYDRELMEAYRDHLLERMKGRRMTIVNNVTTRKNTVSTGEKEYVVYGDGTLRERLGDLHFRISANSFFQTNTRQAEALYEGIMRMAGLKQDDVVYDLYCGTGTITLYLAERCRQAVGLEVVESSIIDAAENAGANGIENAAFYQVDLKDFHTLVPTLEQYGMPRVIVTDPPRAGMHPKALETLLRLQPETIVYVSCNPANLARDGKEIVQQGYRLEEVQPVDMFPHTSHVETLACFRRTV